A region from the Candidatus Margulisiibacteriota bacterium genome encodes:
- a CDS encoding acetolactate synthase small subunit, which translates to MRHVLSILVENKPGVLARVAGLFSRRGYNIDSLAVGPTTDTSISRMTIVVKGDDIILEQITKQLNKLIDVIKIIDLTAAQDFVERELVLIKVSSSSQSRSEILEIADIFRAKVVDVAAKSITLETTGSEGKIEALIDLFKKFGIIEIVRTGKIALNRGMK; encoded by the coding sequence ATGAGACATGTACTTTCAATTTTAGTTGAAAACAAGCCCGGAGTTCTCGCGCGAGTAGCAGGATTATTTAGCCGTAGAGGTTACAACATTGACAGCCTTGCAGTTGGGCCAACAACCGACACATCTATATCAAGGATGACAATCGTGGTAAAAGGCGATGATATAATTCTTGAACAGATTACCAAACAGCTCAATAAGCTCATAGACGTAATAAAGATTATCGATCTGACCGCAGCACAAGATTTCGTCGAAAGAGAGCTTGTCTTAATTAAAGTTTCGTCCAGTTCTCAATCTCGATCAGAAATATTAGAAATAGCAGACATTTTTAGGGCAAAAGTTGTTGATGTCGCTGCAAAATCGATTACACTTGAGACAACCGGCAGTGAAGGTAAAATCGAAGCACTGATAGATTTATTTAAAAAGTTCGGTATCATTGAAATCGTCAGGACCGGAAAAATTGCTCTCAACAGAGGAATGAAGTAG
- the ilvB gene encoding biosynthetic-type acetolactate synthase large subunit, translating to MKYKGAKIFIESLKAENVEHIFGYPGGSVLEIYDELYDSDIKHYLVRHEQAAAHAADGYARSSGKVGVCLATSGPGATNLVTGIATAYMDSIPMVAFTGQVGTPFIGKDAFQEADMTGITLPITKHNYLVKDVEDLARTIKEAFYIARSGRPGPVLVDIPKDVTLLQADYNPEPEPNIQSYKPTYKGNPKQIKDAIALIQSSKKPVILAGGGVIASGASTELLEFAEMIQSPVAVTLMGLGSFPDTHTLSLKMPGMHGTAYANYSIYESDLILAIGMRFDDRITGKLSEFGKHAKIIHIDIDPAEIGKCVPVNVPIVGDIKSVLHDLISKIKEEALDLTENKKDWLSHVSGLKISYPLAYEYSADVIKPQFVVQEINKLIDDTAIITTEVGENQMWAAQYIDYTKPRTFASSGGLGTMGYGFPAAIGAQVANPGKLVIDIAGDGSIQMNIQELSTAAYYNLPVKIIILNNQHLGMVRQWQQLFYKERYSFTNLEGMQPDFVKLADAYGILGLYCDKPSEVRKTLEKAFSHNGPVIVDFRTARGENVFPMVPAGGVLNKMILEESKKGTYL from the coding sequence ATGAAATATAAGGGCGCAAAAATATTTATAGAATCATTAAAAGCGGAAAATGTTGAGCACATTTTCGGCTATCCCGGCGGGTCTGTACTTGAAATTTATGACGAATTATACGATAGCGATATAAAACACTACCTCGTCCGCCATGAACAGGCCGCTGCCCATGCAGCAGACGGCTATGCACGTTCCAGCGGCAAAGTAGGTGTCTGTCTGGCTACATCTGGTCCAGGTGCTACGAATTTAGTAACTGGAATAGCTACAGCATATATGGACTCTATCCCAATGGTGGCGTTTACCGGGCAAGTGGGCACTCCGTTTATTGGCAAAGACGCCTTTCAAGAAGCAGATATGACAGGGATTACACTCCCGATCACCAAGCATAACTATCTCGTAAAAGATGTAGAAGACCTTGCGCGTACAATAAAAGAAGCTTTTTATATTGCACGGTCAGGACGGCCCGGACCAGTGCTCGTTGACATACCGAAAGATGTCACGCTCCTGCAAGCTGATTACAACCCGGAGCCAGAGCCAAACATTCAAAGTTATAAACCTACTTATAAAGGAAATCCAAAGCAGATTAAAGACGCAATAGCGTTAATTCAATCTTCAAAAAAACCGGTCATACTTGCCGGAGGGGGAGTTATTGCTTCCGGGGCTTCAACGGAGCTATTAGAATTTGCCGAAATGATCCAAAGTCCTGTTGCCGTTACACTGATGGGCCTTGGCTCGTTCCCTGACACACATACATTAAGCCTTAAAATGCCAGGGATGCACGGAACAGCCTATGCGAATTATTCAATATACGAATCAGACCTTATCCTCGCAATTGGAATGAGATTTGATGATAGAATTACTGGAAAACTCTCTGAGTTTGGAAAACATGCGAAAATAATACACATTGATATCGATCCGGCAGAAATTGGAAAATGTGTACCGGTAAATGTTCCGATTGTCGGAGATATTAAATCAGTACTCCATGATTTAATATCCAAAATCAAAGAAGAAGCGCTTGATCTTACTGAAAACAAGAAAGACTGGCTAAGCCATGTTAGCGGACTAAAAATAAGTTATCCATTGGCTTACGAGTACAGTGCCGACGTTATTAAACCTCAATTTGTTGTTCAGGAGATAAACAAGCTAATAGATGACACCGCAATTATTACAACTGAAGTCGGAGAGAACCAGATGTGGGCGGCTCAATACATTGATTATACAAAGCCCAGGACCTTCGCATCATCAGGCGGGCTTGGAACAATGGGTTACGGATTCCCTGCTGCAATTGGAGCACAAGTTGCCAATCCCGGCAAATTAGTTATCGATATTGCGGGTGACGGCAGTATTCAAATGAACATACAAGAATTATCAACGGCAGCTTATTATAATTTGCCGGTAAAAATAATCATACTTAATAATCAGCATCTTGGCATGGTTCGTCAATGGCAACAGCTATTCTATAAAGAACGTTACTCATTTACCAACCTTGAAGGTATGCAGCCTGATTTTGTCAAACTGGCAGATGCCTACGGGATACTCGGCCTGTACTGTGACAAACCGTCAGAAGTTAGAAAAACGTTAGAAAAAGCTTTCTCCCATAACGGTCCGGTAATAGTAGACTTCAGGACGGCCAGAGGTGAAAATGTTTTCCCTATGGTACCAGCTGGCGGAGTATTGAACAAAATGATCTTAGAAGAAAGCAAGAAAGGGACATACCTATGA
- a CDS encoding 3-isopropylmalate dehydratase has product MGMTITEKILAKAAGKPSVIPGENVWVNVHVLMTHDVCGPGTIGIFEEKFGKTTPVFDKENVIIIPDHYIFTKDEKSLRNIDILRDFVKRQKIKHFYDPGTNSYSGVCHVTLPEEGHVRPGEVILGTDSHTCTHGALGAFATGVGNTDAAFTLGTGKTWLKVPQSIKFILNGKMPKNLMAKDLILHIIGDIGVDGATYKAMEFEGETIENLSIDERMTICNMAIEAGGKNGIIAPDIKTIEYIKTKTNAPFTAYKSDPDAQYSMVKVYDVSKLEPCVAAPHSPDKKILVNNCKDVKITRAYIGSCTGGKITDFIAAASILNNKKVAIETYVIPSTIKVEQQMNSVKIAGRNLMEIFKEAGCLIGPASCAACLGGPVDTFGRTQSDEVVISTTNRNFPGRMGSKDSSVYLASPYTVAATALNGYITDPIKYL; this is encoded by the coding sequence ATGGGAATGACCATCACAGAAAAAATACTAGCGAAAGCTGCGGGAAAGCCATCTGTGATTCCTGGTGAAAATGTATGGGTCAATGTACACGTACTCATGACCCATGATGTTTGTGGTCCAGGAACAATTGGCATATTTGAAGAAAAATTCGGGAAAACCACTCCCGTTTTTGACAAAGAAAACGTGATTATCATCCCTGACCATTATATTTTCACCAAAGATGAAAAATCTCTGAGAAATATTGACATACTTCGTGATTTTGTTAAAAGACAAAAAATAAAACATTTTTACGACCCTGGAACAAACAGCTACAGTGGAGTGTGTCACGTTACCCTCCCTGAAGAAGGTCACGTAAGACCCGGCGAAGTTATACTGGGAACTGATTCTCACACCTGTACGCATGGTGCTCTTGGAGCTTTTGCTACTGGAGTGGGAAATACTGACGCAGCGTTTACTTTGGGTACGGGAAAAACCTGGCTCAAAGTCCCACAATCGATCAAGTTTATCCTCAACGGCAAAATGCCAAAAAATCTCATGGCAAAAGACTTAATCCTCCATATTATCGGTGATATCGGTGTTGATGGGGCTACCTACAAAGCAATGGAATTCGAAGGAGAAACCATCGAAAACCTCTCTATCGACGAACGAATGACGATATGCAACATGGCAATTGAAGCTGGCGGAAAAAATGGAATTATCGCTCCGGACATCAAAACCATAGAATACATTAAAACAAAAACAAATGCTCCGTTTACGGCATATAAAAGTGATCCTGATGCACAGTACAGCATGGTAAAAGTATATGATGTCTCAAAACTTGAGCCCTGCGTTGCAGCACCGCACTCTCCTGATAAAAAGATATTAGTTAATAACTGTAAAGATGTTAAAATAACCAGAGCATACATAGGTTCTTGCACCGGCGGTAAGATCACAGATTTCATTGCCGCCGCATCTATTTTAAATAACAAAAAAGTAGCAATAGAGACCTATGTAATACCCTCGACAATAAAAGTTGAACAACAAATGAACAGCGTTAAAATTGCCGGCAGAAACCTTATGGAAATATTTAAAGAAGCCGGCTGCCTGATTGGTCCGGCATCTTGTGCTGCATGTTTAGGCGGACCGGTTGATACATTTGGAAGAACGCAGTCAGATGAAGTTGTCATCTCGACGACGAATAGGAATTTCCCTGGAAGAATGGGGTCAAAAGATTCCTCAGTTTATCTGGCTTCTCCATATACGGTGGCGGCAACAGCACTAAACGGATACATTACCGATCCGATTAAATATTTGTAG
- the ilvD gene encoding dihydroxy-acid dehydratase: MRSDIVKKGPEKAPHRSLFYAMGYTDEEIRRPLIGIANSANEIIPGHIHLDKIVEAVKTGIRMAGGTPVEFSTIGVCDGIAMGHKGMKYSLVSREIIADSVEIVANAHAFDAIVLVPNCDKIIPGMLMAAARVNIPAIVISGGPMLAGNYKGKNIGLDNVFEAVGAHSVGKISDTELCEIEQKACPGCGSCSGMFTANSMNCLVESLGIALPGNGTIPAVYADRIRLAKHSGMKIMELLEKNIKPRDILTKKAFQNALTVDMALGCSTNTALHLPAIAHEAGIEISMKAINEVSETTPHLCSLSPAGHYHIQDLDTAGGIPALVKELSRKNIINIDCLTVTGKTIEENISNVKTFNTDVIRPLENAYHQTGGLVALFGNLAPDGSVVKAAAVDNAMLIHEGPAKVFNSEEEAVKAILDRKIVKGDVVIIRYEGPKGGPGMREMLTPTAVIAGMELDKDVALITDGRFSGATRGASIGHVSPEAKENGPIAAIRNGDIISINIKEKTLNVKLSDSEIQERLQQVQHPECPIKDGVIGRYASLVTSANTGAVLRQP, encoded by the coding sequence ATGAGAAGTGATATAGTAAAAAAAGGACCGGAGAAAGCTCCACACCGGTCACTTTTCTATGCTATGGGATATACAGATGAAGAGATCAGACGTCCTTTGATCGGGATAGCTAATTCAGCTAATGAAATCATTCCGGGGCACATTCATCTTGATAAAATCGTTGAGGCGGTAAAAACCGGCATCAGAATGGCTGGCGGAACGCCGGTAGAATTCTCAACAATCGGGGTTTGTGACGGGATTGCCATGGGTCATAAAGGGATGAAGTATTCCCTGGTATCCAGAGAAATCATTGCTGATTCTGTTGAGATCGTTGCTAACGCACATGCGTTCGATGCTATCGTATTGGTCCCGAACTGCGACAAGATTATTCCCGGCATGCTAATGGCAGCTGCAAGGGTAAATATTCCGGCCATAGTAATTTCCGGAGGACCTATGCTTGCCGGTAATTACAAAGGGAAAAACATAGGGCTTGATAACGTATTTGAAGCTGTCGGCGCACATAGCGTCGGGAAAATATCAGATACCGAACTTTGCGAAATAGAACAGAAAGCCTGTCCAGGATGCGGTTCTTGCTCGGGAATGTTTACTGCGAATTCCATGAATTGCCTCGTTGAATCTTTAGGAATAGCTCTTCCTGGTAATGGAACTATTCCGGCAGTCTATGCAGACCGAATTCGATTAGCAAAACACTCAGGCATGAAAATCATGGAACTTCTTGAAAAAAATATCAAGCCACGTGACATACTTACGAAAAAAGCTTTTCAAAACGCACTTACAGTAGATATGGCACTGGGTTGTTCTACAAATACTGCACTTCATTTGCCCGCGATAGCCCACGAAGCAGGAATAGAAATCTCGATGAAAGCCATTAACGAGGTAAGCGAAACTACCCCTCACCTTTGTTCTCTTAGTCCCGCAGGACATTACCATATACAAGATCTTGATACTGCCGGAGGCATCCCCGCATTAGTGAAAGAACTAAGCAGAAAAAACATCATTAACATTGACTGTTTGACCGTCACTGGGAAAACCATTGAGGAAAACATTTCCAACGTTAAAACATTTAATACAGATGTCATTAGACCGCTGGAAAATGCCTATCATCAAACAGGTGGACTGGTAGCTCTTTTCGGAAACCTTGCTCCCGACGGATCTGTGGTTAAGGCTGCAGCAGTAGATAATGCCATGCTTATACACGAAGGTCCGGCAAAAGTATTTAATTCCGAAGAGGAGGCAGTTAAAGCTATTCTCGACCGGAAAATAGTAAAAGGCGACGTTGTTATTATCCGTTATGAGGGACCAAAAGGTGGCCCTGGCATGCGCGAAATGCTCACGCCAACAGCAGTGATAGCAGGAATGGAACTCGACAAAGATGTTGCTTTAATAACCGACGGACGGTTCTCAGGCGCAACACGCGGGGCGTCGATTGGACATGTATCGCCGGAGGCCAAAGAAAATGGACCGATCGCGGCAATAAGAAACGGAGATATTATTTCTATTAATATCAAGGAAAAAACACTGAATGTTAAATTAAGTGATAGCGAAATACAAGAACGATTACAACAAGTACAGCATCCGGAATGTCCGATTAAAGACGGAGTTATCGGACGATATGCTTCTCTTGTTACCTCTGCGAACACAGGGGCTGTGCTACGACAACCATAA
- a CDS encoding ketol-acid reductoisomerase, producing MYYDQDANLDLLKNKTVAIIGFGSQGHAHALNLKESGVNVIVGLSPTSQSRDKATSAGLKVMDTDKAAAAADLIMMLVPDESAASIYKNSIAPNLKAGNILAFAHGFNIHYNQIVPPKDVDVVMAAPKGPGHLVRRVYTEGAGVPCLIAVYQDASGKAKDIALAYAKGIGGTRGGVLETSFKEETETDLFGEQTVLCGGTTALVQAGFETLVEAGYQPEIAYFECLHELKLIVDLMYEGGMAKMRHSISNTAEYGDFTVGPKIITADVKAHMKEALTRIQNGEFAKEFILENLAGQPVLNAKRRIGKAHLIEEVGEKLRSMMSWLKK from the coding sequence ATGTATTATGATCAAGACGCGAATTTGGATTTATTAAAAAACAAAACCGTAGCAATTATTGGTTTTGGAAGTCAAGGCCATGCCCACGCATTAAATTTAAAAGAAAGCGGAGTTAACGTAATCGTAGGATTGTCTCCTACCTCCCAATCTCGAGATAAAGCGACGTCCGCCGGACTTAAAGTTATGGATACTGATAAAGCTGCTGCGGCAGCGGACCTCATTATGATGCTTGTTCCGGATGAATCAGCAGCATCTATCTATAAGAACAGCATCGCTCCAAATCTAAAAGCTGGAAATATACTGGCTTTTGCTCATGGGTTTAATATCCATTATAACCAGATTGTCCCACCGAAAGATGTCGATGTAGTTATGGCTGCTCCAAAAGGACCAGGCCATTTAGTAAGAAGAGTATACACTGAAGGCGCTGGAGTCCCTTGCCTGATAGCTGTTTACCAGGATGCTTCAGGCAAAGCTAAGGATATCGCTCTCGCCTATGCAAAAGGAATTGGCGGTACTCGAGGCGGAGTATTAGAGACTTCGTTTAAAGAAGAAACAGAAACCGATCTTTTTGGAGAGCAGACAGTCCTATGCGGAGGAACAACAGCGTTAGTCCAAGCAGGGTTTGAAACATTAGTTGAAGCTGGATATCAACCTGAAATTGCTTACTTTGAATGCTTACACGAACTCAAGCTTATTGTCGATCTTATGTACGAAGGCGGCATGGCAAAAATGAGACATTCTATAAGTAATACAGCTGAATACGGCGATTTTACAGTTGGTCCTAAAATTATTACTGCTGACGTAAAAGCTCACATGAAAGAAGCCTTAACCCGAATTCAGAATGGCGAATTCGCAAAAGAATTCATCCTTGAAAATCTTGCAGGACAACCAGTCCTAAATGCTAAGAGAAGAATAGGCAAAGCACATCTTATTGAAGAGGTTGGAGAAAAACTTCGTTCAATGATGAGCTGGTTAAAAAAATAG